The sequence below is a genomic window from Pseudobacteroides sp..
GTTGAAGTTTTTGACAGATCAACACCAGGATATCAGGCAGATAAGAATTTTCAGACAGACTGGATACAGAAAAATTTTGGCGATCCAAACGGCATTAAGCTGAAATTTGTACCTGTTTTAAGAAACCAGGAAGTTGATAAGCTCAATGTGTTGATGGCAGCAAACCAGGCTCCAGATATTTGCTTTACTTATAATGAAGGTTTGATGTACAACTACATAAAGAATGGCGGACTTACTGATTTAGGAAAACTGCTTGATGAACACGGTAAAAATCTTAAAGCTTATCTTGGCGATACTTTGTTAAGCTACGGCAACTGGGGCGGAGTACAATATGCAGTTCCTGCAAAGAGGGTTATGGAAGCTTGCTTTGGAACATTTATCAGAAAAGACTGGCTTGATAAAGTAAATATGCCTGTTCCTGAAACAACTGATCAGTTCTATAACACATTAAAAGCTTTTAAGGAAAAAGATCCGGGTAAACTTGGTGATAAGGTTATTCCTTTTACAATCACTGTTGACCCTAATAATATTAACTGGACTTCACATACTCTTCTTGAGTCATTTAAAAAGCCAATATCCGAGGAAGATAGATATTCCATGAGAAACTGGGTAATACCTGGCTTTAAAGAAGGTATGAGATTTATGAACAAATTGTATAATGAAAAACTCTTAAATCAACAATTTGTTTTGGATAAAGACGGCAAGCAGTATGAAAAGGATGTTGCACAAGGTAAGGTTGGTTCTTTCATACAAAGCTATGACTTCCCATACAGAATCACACCTGGTTTGGCAACTGAGCTTAAGAAAAACGTACCTGACAGCGACATTATTCCGATAGATCCATTTAAGAACGCTGATGGCAAAAACATAAAAATGAAATATAATCCAAACGGTTTATTCCTAATTGTACCAAAATCAAGCAAAAGAGCTGTTGAAGCAATTAAATACCTTGATTGGATGTCAAAACCTGAAGTGTTAAAATTCCTCCAAAACGGAGTTAAGGGTGATCAGTACACTGATGAACAAGATGGCATACCAATGAACGTTATTTCAAATGACAAGCTTCCTGATGAGAAAAAAGCAAACTATATTGACTTGTCAATTATAGTAAACGGTAAGGAATTTGGAAGTACTGAAAAGAACATAAAAGCTGCTTCCTTCGGATACCCGGGATTTGAAAATAAGTTTACAGAAGCTTACAACATAGCATTAAAAGACGCTGGTTACATGCCTCGTTTTGACAGAGTTATTGAGTCTGAAGCAAAATACGCTAAGGCACTTACAGACAAAGAAGTGCAGATCTTCGTTAAATCAATTACTTGTAAGCCAGCAGATTTTGATAAGACTTATGATTCACTTGTTGATGATTACATGAAATCAGGCGGTAAGGAAATAGAAGATGAAAAGAGAGTGGCATTTAAAGCAATGAAGAAACAATAAAAGCATTAATAAATAATAAAAGCTAGAATAGACATAAGAAAAGCCTTGATGGAGTATATACTCTTTCAAGGCTTTTTGCATATAATGTACCATTACCATAAATTAGGGCGGTATGGGATGTGGATTTTATAGTAAACTTGGAGAATATTGGCATGAAATACCACTCACTAAATGGTGAGATTAATGCTTTGGAAAATATAGATTTCTCTGTGAAAAAAGGAGAATTCATTAGCATTGTAGGACCCAGCGGATGTGGTAAATCCACCATACTTTCTATAATTTCAGGGCTTGTGAATCCGACATCGGGAAAGGTTCTAATTGCCGGCAGGCCCCAGGAAGAGAACTTACATATGGTGGGATACATGCTCCAGAAGGATCATCTTTTCGAATGGAGGACAATACTTCAAAATATACTTTTAGGTCTGGAAATCAGGAGAGCACTTACAAAAGAAAGTAAGGAGTATGCATTAGAACTTCTAGAAACTTACGGATTATATGAATTTAAAGACAAATATCCTTCACAGCTTTCAGGAGGCATGAGGCAGAGGGCTGCACTTATAAGGACCCTTGCTGCTAAACCTGAAATACTGCTTTTAGATGAAGCATTTTCAGCACTTGATTATCAAACCAGGCTTGCAGTTACTGATGATATTTACTCAATTATTAAAAAAGAAAACAAAACAGCTATTCTTGTAACCCATGATATAGCTGAGTGCATAAGTGTGGCGGACAGAGTGGCAGTTCTTTCGAAAAGGCCGGCTACCGTGAAAAGTATTCATGACATTATATTTTCCGGAAGCTTGAGAACACCTTTAAAATCACGGGAATCTCCTGAGTTTTCTAAGTATTTCAATATAATATGGAAGGAGCTGGATGTCTATGTGTGACAGAGGTAATGAATATATATCGGAGGAGCATAAGGAATACCTAAAGAAAGTCAGGGTCAAAAAGCTTTGCATATTTCTGACTCAAATACTTATATTGGCACTGTTCCTTGGGTTGTGGGAGGCAGCTGCAAGATTAAAGTTTATTGATCCTTTTATAACAAGCCAGCCATCAAGGATCTTTACCACCCTTATCAATCTATACAATGAGGGGCAGCTTTTTAAGCATATAGGCATAACATGCCTTGAAACAGTTGTAGGCTTTTCTCTTGGTACTATTTTAGGCATAATAATAGCAATCATTCTGTGGTGGTCTGAGTTTTTATCGAAGGTTTTCGAACCATACCTTGTCATATTGAACAGTTTGCCTAAAATAGCGTTAGGACCGATATTTATAGTTTGGATAGGTGCAGGTCCCATATCGATAATTGCTATTGTACTTACCATTTCCATCGTTGTGACAATTCTGGAAATCTTGAACGGATTTATGGGGGTTGATCAAGATAAAATCAAGCTTGCCAAAACCTTCGGAGCAAATAAGTTTCAGATCATGCAAAAGGTAGTATTGCCGTCATCCCTTCCCGTTATAATGAATGCTCTGAAGGTAAATGTAGGACTTTCATGGGTTGGAGTTATTGTGGGGGAGTTTTTAATTTCAAAGGCAGGTATAGGATACCTAATAGTATATGGCGGGCAAGTGTTCCAACTGGATCTGGTGATGACCAGTGTATTTATACTGGCAATAGCTGCATATTTCATGTACCGATGTGTAGCATACATGGAG
It includes:
- a CDS encoding extracellular solute-binding protein, which produces MKKRFSKVLSTTLLVAMLSTAITGCGSQGEKADDTTASEKPKEMVELTVEVFDRSTPGYQADKNFQTDWIQKNFGDPNGIKLKFVPVLRNQEVDKLNVLMAANQAPDICFTYNEGLMYNYIKNGGLTDLGKLLDEHGKNLKAYLGDTLLSYGNWGGVQYAVPAKRVMEACFGTFIRKDWLDKVNMPVPETTDQFYNTLKAFKEKDPGKLGDKVIPFTITVDPNNINWTSHTLLESFKKPISEEDRYSMRNWVIPGFKEGMRFMNKLYNEKLLNQQFVLDKDGKQYEKDVAQGKVGSFIQSYDFPYRITPGLATELKKNVPDSDIIPIDPFKNADGKNIKMKYNPNGLFLIVPKSSKRAVEAIKYLDWMSKPEVLKFLQNGVKGDQYTDEQDGIPMNVISNDKLPDEKKANYIDLSIIVNGKEFGSTEKNIKAASFGYPGFENKFTEAYNIALKDAGYMPRFDRVIESEAKYAKALTDKEVQIFVKSITCKPADFDKTYDSLVDDYMKSGGKEIEDEKRVAFKAMKKQ
- a CDS encoding ABC transporter ATP-binding protein yields the protein MKYHSLNGEINALENIDFSVKKGEFISIVGPSGCGKSTILSIISGLVNPTSGKVLIAGRPQEENLHMVGYMLQKDHLFEWRTILQNILLGLEIRRALTKESKEYALELLETYGLYEFKDKYPSQLSGGMRQRAALIRTLAAKPEILLLDEAFSALDYQTRLAVTDDIYSIIKKENKTAILVTHDIAECISVADRVAVLSKRPATVKSIHDIIFSGSLRTPLKSRESPEFSKYFNIIWKELDVYV
- a CDS encoding ABC transporter permease translates to MCDRGNEYISEEHKEYLKKVRVKKLCIFLTQILILALFLGLWEAAARLKFIDPFITSQPSRIFTTLINLYNEGQLFKHIGITCLETVVGFSLGTILGIIIAIILWWSEFLSKVFEPYLVILNSLPKIALGPIFIVWIGAGPISIIAIVLTISIVVTILEILNGFMGVDQDKIKLAKTFGANKFQIMQKVVLPSSLPVIMNALKVNVGLSWVGVIVGEFLISKAGIGYLIVYGGQVFQLDLVMTSVFILAIAAYFMYRCVAYMEKLLVKNKG